A stretch of Methylogaea oryzae DNA encodes these proteins:
- a CDS encoding DUF2288 domain-containing protein: MTNHEANDALFRAKLNLETAQIAWKELQRYFASGLVLAVAPELDLVEVAAQMSADNKTAMEQWLASGAVAKVSDRQAAGWYEADAQLWAVVVRPWILVQDRPAGGDHQ; this comes from the coding sequence ATGACCAACCACGAAGCCAACGACGCACTGTTCCGCGCCAAGCTGAACCTGGAGACCGCGCAAATCGCCTGGAAGGAGCTGCAACGTTATTTCGCCAGCGGCCTGGTTCTGGCCGTGGCGCCGGAGCTGGACTTGGTGGAAGTGGCGGCGCAAATGTCCGCCGACAACAAAACCGCCATGGAGCAATGGCTGGCGAGCGGCGCGGTAGCGAAAGTATCCGACCGGCAAGCGGCCGGCTGGTATGAAGCGGACGCCCAGTTATGGGCGGTGGTGGTGCGGCCTTGGATACTGGTGCAGGATCGCCCGGCCGGCGGCGATCATCAATAG
- a CDS encoding ABC transporter ATP-binding protein has translation MNQPMVRIEGARKTFHAGTINEVRPMAGIDLAIAEGSFVIVLGGNGSGKSTLLNAIAGSFMLDSGRIELDGQDVTGWPEHRRASLIGRVFQNPFSGTAPTMTIAENFALAAKRGLTRGLGWVPSRQLRDELRERVFELKMGLEDRMDTAIGSLSGGQRQALTLLMATWLKPRLLLLDEHTAALDPKSADQVIALTDRIVSRERLTTLMVTHSMQQAVNLGDRIVMMHKGRVLHDYDALHKRRLRADDLLACFEDIRRRELLDESAAEMLHSQYV, from the coding sequence ATGAACCAACCCATGGTGCGCATCGAAGGCGCCCGCAAGACTTTCCACGCGGGCACTATCAACGAAGTTCGGCCCATGGCCGGTATCGACCTGGCAATCGCCGAAGGCTCCTTCGTCATCGTGCTGGGGGGCAACGGCTCGGGCAAATCCACCCTGCTCAACGCCATCGCCGGCAGTTTTATGCTGGATTCCGGCCGCATCGAATTGGACGGCCAGGATGTCACCGGCTGGCCGGAACATCGCCGCGCCAGCCTGATCGGCCGGGTGTTCCAGAACCCTTTCTCCGGCACCGCGCCCACCATGACCATCGCCGAAAACTTCGCCCTGGCGGCCAAGCGCGGCCTAACCCGGGGACTGGGTTGGGTGCCGTCGCGGCAGTTGCGCGACGAGCTGCGCGAGCGGGTGTTCGAGCTGAAAATGGGCCTGGAAGACCGCATGGACACCGCCATCGGCAGTCTGTCCGGCGGCCAGCGCCAGGCGCTGACCCTGCTGATGGCCACCTGGCTCAAGCCGCGTTTGCTGCTGCTGGACGAGCACACCGCCGCGCTCGACCCGAAAAGCGCCGACCAGGTCATCGCCCTCACCGACCGTATCGTCAGCCGCGAGCGGCTCACCACCCTGATGGTGACCCACTCCATGCAGCAGGCCGTCAACCTGGGCGATCGCATCGTCATGATGCACAAAGGCCGGGTGCTGCACGACTACGACGCCCTCCACAAGCGCCGCCTGCGGGCGGACGACCTGCTGGCTTGCTTCGAGGACATACGGCGGCGGGAGCTGCTGGACGAGAGCGCGGCGGAAATGCTGCACAGCCAATATGTTTAA
- a CDS encoding STAS domain-containing protein: MEITTHIDGEEMRVVLQGRLDAAWSEAVGKTLQDSLHSGCHVIALDMSQVSFLSSAGIRVLMLLFKQLQGVGGRLRVLDPSPPVRNVLEMVGFSQLVEVSAAAPAPAAPPPTQAAQEPVSRHIGEHPLDVYALSTGTGLRGRLWGDPSAVLAGTADAAPSQTVRLPAASVCLGLGALGSDDGDPGHAGELLAVGGLAIVLPSNDPAHPDWLVQEGDLVPEASLIYGLEAAGEFRYLLRFGSAPDSAPIRLSELAQAALEICQSEVAVFVAAAETAALVGAARQTPPDLAPGGLFAFPDIRDRLLFTAEPAYGDETALLVGIAARNPAPPLAEFLRPMNGGALFGHVHCAVVPYRPIHKGRIELSATLESLMENQRIRGVLHLLNDHRESVGAGESELRRGALWCAPLVLTEAAS; encoded by the coding sequence ATGGAAATCACCACCCACATCGACGGCGAGGAAATGCGCGTCGTGCTGCAAGGCCGGTTGGACGCGGCCTGGAGCGAAGCGGTCGGCAAGACGCTGCAGGACTCCCTGCATAGCGGCTGCCACGTCATCGCCCTGGACATGTCCCAGGTCAGCTTCCTCAGCTCCGCCGGCATCCGCGTGCTGATGCTGCTGTTCAAACAGCTGCAAGGCGTCGGCGGGCGGTTGCGGGTGCTGGATCCTTCGCCGCCGGTGCGCAATGTGCTGGAGATGGTCGGTTTCAGCCAATTGGTGGAAGTCAGCGCCGCCGCTCCGGCGCCGGCGGCCCCACCGCCAACCCAAGCGGCGCAGGAGCCGGTCAGCCGGCACATCGGCGAACATCCCCTGGATGTCTACGCCTTGTCGACCGGAACGGGGCTGCGCGGCCGCCTGTGGGGCGATCCGTCGGCGGTGTTGGCCGGCACGGCGGATGCCGCCCCGAGCCAAACGGTGCGCCTGCCCGCCGCCAGCGTGTGCCTGGGGTTGGGCGCTTTGGGCAGCGATGACGGCGATCCCGGCCATGCCGGCGAACTGCTGGCGGTGGGAGGGCTTGCCATCGTGCTGCCCAGCAACGACCCGGCCCACCCGGACTGGCTGGTGCAGGAGGGCGACCTGGTGCCGGAGGCCAGCCTGATCTACGGCTTGGAAGCGGCCGGCGAATTCCGCTACCTGCTGCGCTTCGGCAGCGCGCCGGACTCGGCGCCCATCCGCTTGAGCGAATTGGCCCAGGCCGCGCTGGAAATCTGCCAAAGCGAGGTGGCCGTGTTCGTCGCCGCCGCGGAAACCGCCGCGTTGGTGGGGGCCGCCCGCCAAACCCCGCCGGACCTAGCGCCCGGCGGCTTGTTCGCTTTTCCCGATATCCGCGACCGCTTGCTGTTCACCGCCGAACCCGCCTACGGCGACGAAACGGCGCTGCTGGTCGGTATCGCGGCACGCAACCCCGCGCCGCCCCTGGCCGAATTCCTGCGCCCCATGAACGGCGGCGCCTTGTTCGGCCATGTGCACTGCGCCGTTGTGCCGTACCGGCCGATCCATAAAGGGCGTATCGAACTGTCCGCCACCCTGGAGTCCCTCATGGAAAACCAACGCATACGCGGCGTGCTGCATTTGCTCAACGACCACCGGGAAAGCGTGGGGGCCGGCGAAAGCGAGTTGCGCCGCGGCGCCCTGTGGTGCGCGCCGCTGGTACTGACGGAGGCCGCATCATGA
- the cysB gene encoding HTH-type transcriptional regulator CysB has protein sequence MKLQQLRYIWEISQHNLNVSATAEALFTSQPGISKQIRLLEDELGVAIFARNGKHLSELTPAGQAVVALAGEILAKVQDIRSVAEDYRDNRKGTLSVATTHTQARYVLPRVLRDFMERYPGISLNLHQGTPMQIAEMASRGGADVAIATEALELFDNLVMLPCYRWNRCILVRQEHPLAQKAKVTLEDVARHPLITYVFGFTGRSQLDQAFGKAGLHPQVVLTAVDADVIKTYVRLGLGVGIVAHMAYDPVVDQDLVAIDAGPLFGASVTSIGLRRDMFLRGYLYDFMALFAPHLSREMVDKAMALRDKHHLEALFKGVELPTY, from the coding sequence ATGAAGCTACAGCAACTGCGCTATATCTGGGAAATCAGCCAGCACAATCTCAACGTTTCCGCCACGGCGGAGGCGCTGTTCACCTCCCAGCCCGGTATCAGCAAGCAGATCCGCCTGTTGGAGGACGAGCTGGGCGTGGCGATCTTCGCCCGCAACGGCAAGCATCTCAGTGAGCTGACGCCGGCGGGCCAGGCGGTGGTGGCTTTGGCGGGAGAAATCCTCGCCAAGGTGCAGGACATCCGCAGCGTGGCCGAGGATTACCGCGACAACCGCAAGGGCACGCTGTCGGTGGCGACCACCCATACCCAGGCGCGCTACGTGTTGCCCAGGGTGTTGCGGGATTTCATGGAACGTTACCCCGGCATCAGCCTGAATTTACACCAGGGCACCCCCATGCAAATCGCGGAAATGGCTTCCCGCGGCGGGGCGGACGTGGCTATCGCCACCGAGGCGTTGGAACTGTTCGACAACCTGGTGATGCTGCCTTGTTACCGCTGGAACCGCTGCATCTTGGTGCGTCAGGAGCATCCTTTGGCGCAGAAGGCCAAGGTGACCTTGGAGGACGTGGCGCGGCATCCGTTGATTACCTACGTGTTCGGTTTTACCGGCCGCTCCCAGCTGGACCAGGCGTTCGGCAAGGCCGGCCTGCACCCGCAGGTGGTGCTGACAGCGGTGGACGCCGACGTGATAAAGACTTACGTGCGCCTGGGGTTGGGCGTGGGCATCGTCGCCCACATGGCCTACGATCCGGTGGTGGACCAGGACCTGGTGGCGATCGACGCCGGGCCCTTGTTCGGGGCCAGCGTCACCAGCATCGGCCTGCGGCGGGACATGTTCCTGCGCGGTTATCTATACGACTTCATGGCGCTGTTCGCCCCCCATTTGTCGCGCGAGATGGTGGACAAGGCCATGGCGCTGCGCGACAAGCATCATCTGGAAGCGCTGTTCAAGGGCGTCGAGCTGCCGACCTATTGA
- the fdxA gene encoding ferredoxin FdxA, which translates to MAFVVTENCIKCKYTDCVDVCPVDCFHEGPNFLVIDPDECIDCTLCEPECPANAIFAEDEVPADQQQFIALNAELAKSWPTISEVSPAPADADEWNGKTGKMQYLER; encoded by the coding sequence ATGGCCTTCGTCGTAACCGAGAACTGCATCAAGTGTAAATACACCGATTGCGTTGACGTTTGCCCGGTAGACTGCTTCCACGAAGGGCCAAATTTTTTGGTCATCGACCCGGACGAATGCATCGACTGCACCCTGTGCGAGCCCGAATGCCCGGCCAACGCCATCTTCGCCGAAGACGAGGTTCCGGCCGATCAGCAGCAATTCATCGCACTGAACGCGGAACTGGCGAAAAGCTGGCCCACCATCAGCGAAGTCTCCCCCGCCCCGGCCGACGCCGACGAATGGAACGGTAAAACCGGCAAAATGCAGTACCTAGAGCGCTAA
- a CDS encoding circularly permuted type 2 ATP-grasp protein — protein sequence MNTQRQPMFDEMHGADAEIRAVYRDYAGWLANSPLDYLQQKSREAEWLFRRVGITFNVYGEEDGAERLIPFDVIPRILSHGEWQRLAAGAVQRVRALNAFLHDIYHGQEIIQAGIVPATLLTNEMYRPEMQGVDVPGGIYAHIAGIDLVRTGEDQFYVLEDNLRTPSGVSYMLENRKMMMRLFPELFRRYSVAPVEHYPQVLLNNLRAVAPPGVPDPTVVLLTPGAYNSAYFEHAFLAQQMGVDLVEGQDLFIKDNAVFMRTTEGNKRVDVIYRRVDDDFLDPLAFRADSMLGVPGLVSVYRNGGVTLANAIGTGVADDKATYTYVPDMVRFYLGEEPILANVPTYKLADNDDRRYVLEHLEELVVKEVQGSGGYGMLVGPTSSREQVAEFRQRILANPDNYIAQSTLALSACPTLVEQGVAPRHVDLRPFVLSGNTVSLVPGALSRVALREGSLVVNSSQGGGTKDTWVLNEVQPC from the coding sequence ATGAATACCCAGCGACAGCCCATGTTCGACGAAATGCACGGCGCCGATGCCGAAATCCGCGCGGTATACCGGGACTATGCCGGCTGGCTGGCCAACAGCCCGCTGGACTATTTGCAGCAGAAAAGCCGCGAGGCGGAGTGGCTGTTCCGCCGGGTGGGCATCACTTTCAACGTCTACGGCGAGGAGGACGGCGCCGAGCGGCTGATTCCCTTCGACGTGATTCCGCGCATCCTTTCCCACGGGGAATGGCAGCGGCTGGCGGCGGGCGCCGTCCAGCGGGTGCGCGCCCTCAACGCTTTCCTGCACGACATCTACCACGGCCAGGAGATCATCCAGGCCGGCATCGTGCCGGCCACGCTGCTCACCAACGAGATGTACCGCCCGGAAATGCAGGGCGTGGACGTGCCGGGCGGCATCTACGCCCACATCGCCGGCATCGACCTGGTGCGCACCGGCGAGGACCAGTTCTACGTGCTGGAGGACAACCTGCGCACCCCCTCCGGCGTGTCCTACATGCTGGAAAACCGCAAGATGATGATGCGCTTGTTCCCCGAACTGTTCCGCCGCTATTCGGTGGCGCCGGTGGAACACTACCCCCAAGTGCTGCTCAACAACCTGCGGGCGGTGGCGCCGCCCGGCGTGCCCGATCCCACGGTGGTGCTGCTGACGCCGGGGGCCTACAACAGCGCCTATTTCGAGCACGCCTTCCTAGCCCAGCAAATGGGCGTGGACCTGGTCGAAGGCCAGGATCTGTTCATCAAGGACAACGCCGTGTTCATGCGCACCACCGAGGGCAACAAGCGGGTGGACGTGATCTACCGCCGGGTCGACGACGACTTCCTCGATCCCCTGGCGTTCCGCGCCGATTCCATGCTGGGCGTGCCGGGCCTGGTGTCGGTGTACCGCAACGGCGGCGTGACCCTGGCCAACGCCATCGGCACCGGCGTGGCCGACGACAAGGCCACCTACACCTACGTGCCGGACATGGTGCGCTTTTACCTGGGCGAAGAACCCATCCTGGCCAACGTGCCCACCTACAAGCTGGCCGACAACGACGACCGCCGCTACGTGCTGGAGCACCTGGAAGAGCTGGTGGTCAAGGAAGTGCAGGGCTCCGGCGGCTACGGCATGCTGGTGGGCCCCACTTCCAGCCGGGAGCAGGTGGCCGAATTCCGCCAGCGCATCCTGGCCAATCCGGACAACTACATCGCCCAGTCGACCCTGGCCCTGTCCGCCTGCCCCACCCTGGTGGAGCAAGGCGTGGCGCCGCGCCACGTGGACCTGCGGCCCTTCGTGCTGTCCGGCAACACAGTCAGCCTGGTGCCCGGCGCCCTGAGCCGGGTGGCCCTGCGGGAAGGCTCGCTGGTGGTCAATTCCTCCCAGGGCGGCGGCACCAAAGACACCTGGGTATTGAACGAGGTGCAGCCATGCTGA
- a CDS encoding ABC transporter permease produces MTLLIGALTLGAILALLALGVYISFRIFAIADITVDGSLTFGAAVTGILLVKYGVNPLLATGAGFVAGMLAGAVSGVLQTRFRINPLLAGILVMTALYSVNLHVMGRSNIPFLGATTLSTYCEHIGLRLFGAASIDLAGWDVSSTDLTVLLAMSLLVGFTALMLWAFFRTDIGTAMRASGDNPQMVIALGGDVQRYRVFGLALSNGLVGLAGSLWAQYQNFADAQMGIGMVVWGLASVIIGEALTAAPSIGFAIVGAIIGSVLFRQLVAIALSFGLNPNDLKLVTAAFVFVALVLPDFLAKYGARAKRRPA; encoded by the coding sequence ATGACCTTGCTGATCGGCGCATTGACCCTCGGCGCCATCCTGGCGCTGCTGGCCTTGGGCGTTTACATTTCGTTCCGCATTTTCGCCATCGCCGACATCACCGTGGACGGCTCGCTCACCTTCGGCGCCGCCGTTACCGGCATCCTGCTGGTGAAATACGGCGTCAACCCGCTCCTGGCCACCGGAGCCGGCTTTGTGGCCGGCATGCTGGCCGGCGCCGTGTCCGGCGTGCTGCAAACCCGTTTCCGCATCAATCCCCTGCTGGCGGGGATCCTGGTAATGACGGCGCTGTATTCCGTCAACCTGCACGTGATGGGACGCAGCAACATCCCGTTCCTCGGCGCCACCACCCTCTCCACCTATTGCGAACACATCGGCCTGCGCCTGTTCGGCGCGGCCAGCATCGATCTGGCCGGTTGGGACGTGTCGTCCACCGATTTGACCGTGCTGCTGGCGATGTCCCTGCTGGTGGGCTTCACCGCGTTGATGTTGTGGGCCTTCTTCCGCACCGACATCGGTACCGCCATGCGCGCTTCCGGCGACAACCCGCAAATGGTCATCGCGCTGGGCGGCGACGTGCAGCGCTACCGGGTGTTCGGCCTGGCCCTGTCCAACGGTTTGGTGGGCCTGGCCGGCTCCTTGTGGGCCCAGTACCAGAACTTCGCCGACGCGCAGATGGGCATCGGCATGGTGGTGTGGGGCTTGGCCAGCGTCATCATCGGCGAGGCGCTTACCGCCGCGCCCAGCATCGGTTTCGCCATCGTCGGCGCCATCATCGGCTCGGTGTTGTTCCGCCAACTGGTGGCCATCGCCCTGTCCTTCGGGCTCAACCCCAACGACCTCAAGCTGGTCACCGCGGCCTTCGTCTTCGTCGCCCTGGTGCTGCCGGATTTTCTGGCCAAATACGGCGCCCGCGCCAAAAGGAGGCCGGCATGA